The DNA sequence CATTCCGGAAATATTTATTTTATGTCGATCAACGCGCCTTCGGTGAGGTTCTGGTAACCCGTGGTAATCAGTTTTTCACCGGCTTCAAGGCCGGAAACTACTTCCGCCAGGGCATTGTAGGTTTTTCCTACTTCTACCGGTTTGTTTCGCGCCACCAGTTTTCCGTTTTCTTCGCCCGTTACATATACATACTTTTCACCTTCGGTTTCCTGGATCACGTTTACCGGTATCACGATCGCCTCGTCGGCGGTGTAATCAACGATCTTCAGCACGGCCACCATATTAGGTTTGTATTGATCCAGGGTGGGGATATTTATTTCAATATCAAAGGTCCTTGATTCAGGATCAATAACCCGGCTGACAAAGCTCACCTTGCTCCGGAGTTCCTTATTTATATCCGGAAAAGACACGATCACTTCATCCCCGGTTTTGACCATTCCGGAATAACTGTCAGTGATCTGCGCTTTGACGGACAGGTCGCTCAGGTTTACCACCCGGAAGGAAGGCGTACCGGGGCCGATGCTTTCGCCTACTTTGGCGATCACCGCATCCACCGTTCCGTTAATGGGTGATTTTATTTTGGTCATTTCAATCTGCTCGTTCAAAGTATTCAGCTGCTGTTCCAGCCTTTCCTTATTGTTCTTTGCCTGCAGGAACTGGAACTCGGTGCCGATGTTCTGGTCCCAGAGGTTTTTCTGCCGTTCATAGGTCGTATTGGCCAGGCTAAGGGCGGTTTTCAGCTCGGCAACGGAACTCTGCAGCACCTGGTTGTCGATCTGGGCCAGGGTCTGCCCCTTGCTGACACGCTGCCCTTCCTTAACCAGGATGCTCCGGATAATCCCGGCGGATTCGGCGCTCACCGCCACATTGTCTTCTGATTCTACCCTTCCCTGCACCTGTATATAGTGTTCGAAATGCTGCAGGCCAATGGTATCAATGGCTACGTTATAAACCTTTTTTTGAGCCAGTTCGGGATTTTCAGCAAGT is a window from the Anseongella ginsenosidimutans genome containing:
- a CDS encoding efflux RND transporter periplasmic adaptor subunit produces the protein MKKALFILSAAAGFAFLVTACGTSGANPDKQAQLEQLREDKEILDEKIKALEAEILAENPELAQKKVYNVAIDTIGLQHFEHYIQVQGRVESEDNVAVSAESAGIIRSILVKEGQRVSKGQTLAQIDNQVLQSSVAELKTALSLANTTYERQKNLWDQNIGTEFQFLQAKNNKERLEQQLNTLNEQIEMTKIKSPINGTVDAVIAKVGESIGPGTPSFRVVNLSDLSVKAQITDSYSGMVKTGDEVIVSFPDINKELRSKVSFVSRVIDPESRTFDIEINIPTLDQYKPNMVAVLKIVDYTADEAIVIPVNVIQETEGEKYVYVTGEENGKLVARNKPVEVGKTYNALAEVVSGLEAGEKLITTGYQNLTEGALIDIK